In the Acanthopagrus latus isolate v.2019 chromosome 23, fAcaLat1.1, whole genome shotgun sequence genome, one interval contains:
- the LOC119014339 gene encoding fibroin heavy chain isoform X6: MISHDHFLLLVNSTNKLSHLVLCCVQFSGVKPQSVSWGRVLPARGVGIGVKPGVAGALGALGSRYGAKAMKTGMGRYPGAQLGAGGYRVLGLGSRAGLKPGAYGTQGAYGAHLGTGMGLGTGLTNGLGLSLGQGPKRAYGAGHGTLPGYGALAGLGYPGARPGIGLGYAAGQKAKAQKPGASTADLGGPELARLGQTVQDLMREKSRALGPSYGKGDKTLGPEMAGMRRTNILGATAPEAHAGIGFRPAVLTPGREVKSLDSKLKSSSLGRMTPFDKNSESLAVSQGEVGENYDSLVSLKRGTASHGATPVTGGVRQQLPLEDNIRGLGHVPSPVQRAQDYDLSSQQNQWVKNCGSTRGLSDALGINRHEHLGPETQRGQGLVPQPHAGKDSKHLGHASPQTLPQTQDVRGNIFSPPQGQAARNYVSAIADRQGVKDLGLVAQDTSVPRIRGTIAVDNNGRGPLNLQVQGGGNYAPVIPGTSGTQSLGVPSVEGQEAHGYTADGKKAKHLSHAEHEGTKSNPLTVPGQTGTNTHASSYGGGAGLGASLGAGGYGAGLGQGAYLGGAAGKLGGYGDGATGYLGAVPGNGLGYGNGYSDGYGAGLGYPAELADVAENKAGKSEALSTGGYAGPVQGAYGALGAGALGTGLESAGGKYGGGAPQVPYGNAPVIPTGLEGDGGYPYSPQQIALGAEGAKTASKYGAGAGYGVQQTGYGAQLGAAHDALGEQAGKYGVNGYKG, encoded by the exons ATGATTTCACATGATCATTTTTTACTTCTGGTTAATTCAACAAACAAATTGTCACACCTAGTGTTATGTTGTGTTCAATTTTCAGGGGTTAAACCTCAGAGTGTGTCCTGGGGGAGAGTGCTGCCAGCCAGAG gtgTTGGCATTGGAGTTAAACCTGGAG TAGCAGGTGCCCTCGGAGCGCTGGGGAGCCGATATGGCGCCAAAGCAATGAAGACCGGAA TGGGACGTTATCCAGGGGCTCAGCTGGGTGCTG GAGGTTACAGAGTTCTTGGATTAGGAAGTAGAGCAGGCCTGAAGCCAGGCGCATATGGAACCCAGGGAGCCTATG GGGCTCATCTTGGCACAGGAATGGGTTTAGGGACTGGACTCACAAACGGACTTGGATTGAGTTTGGGCCAGGGACCGAAACGTG CGTATGGTGCTGGCCATGGCACTCTGCCTG GATACGGTGCTTTAGCTGGCCTTGGCTACCCTGGAGCCCGACCAG GAATTGGACTTGGGTATGCCGCTGGACAGAAGGCTAAGGCACAGAAACCTG GTGCATCGACAGCAGATTTGGGTGGACCTGAGCTGGCCCGTCTGGGGCAAACTGTTCAAGATCTGAtgagagaaaagagcagagcACTTGGCCCATCGTATGGAAAAGGGGACAAAACTCTTGGACCTGAAATGGCCGGGATGAGGAGAACCAATATACTTGGTGCCACTGCTCCTGAAGCACATGCAGGAATTGGCTTTAGACCTGCTGTACTCACACCTGGAAGAGAGGTCAAAAGCCTTGATTCAAAACTGAAGTCATCGAGTCTTGGACGTATGACGCCCTttgataaaaacagtgaaagtcTTGCTGTTTCACAAGGAGAGGTAGGAGAAAATTATGACAGTTTGGTGTCATTGAAAAGGGGCACAGCAAGCCATGGAGCCACACCGGTCACTGGAGGTGTAAGACAGCAATTGCCTCTTGAAGATAATATCAGAGGTCTTGGTCATGTTCCTTCACCGGTACAAAGGGCACAAGACTATGATTTATCTAGCCAACAAAATCAGTGGGTCAAAAACTGTGGATCCACTCGTGGTTTGTCAGATGCATTGGGAATCAATCGCCATGAGCATTTGGGTCCAGAGACGCAGAGGGGTCAAGGTTTAGTGCCCCAGCCTCATGCTGGTAAGGACAGCAAACATCTTGGGCATGCATCTCCACAAACTCTTCCACAGACCCAAGATGTCAGAGGCAATATATTCTCTCCTCCACAGGGTCAGGCAGCCAGAAACTATGTATCTGCCATAGCAGACAGGCAGGGTGTCAAAGACCTTGGGCTTGTGGCTCAAGACACAAGTGTGCCTAGAATCCGTGGGACAATTGCTGTAGACAACAATGGTCGTGGTCCTCTTAATCTTCAAGTACAAGGAGGAGGGAACTACGCACCAGTGATCCCAGGCACAAGTGGAACCCAAAGTTTAGGTGTCCCCTCAGTAGAAGGGCAGGAAGCTCATGGCTATACTGCTGATGGAAAGAAGGCAAAACACCTTTCCCATGCTGAACATGAAGGGACAAAGTCTAATCCTCTCACTGTCCCAGGACAGACTGGGACGAATACCCATGCATCAA GTTATGGCGGTGGAGCAGGTCTGGGAGCAAGCCTGGGTGCTGGGGGCTATGGAGCAG GTTTGGGACAGGGAGCATACCTGGGTGGTGCTGCTGGCAAACTCGGAG GCTATGGTGACGGAGCAACAGGATACTTGGGTGCTGTGCCAGGCAACGGATTGG GTTATGGGAATGGTTACAGCGATGGCTATGGGGCTG GGCTCGGTTACCCTGCAGAGTTAGCTGATGTTGCTGAGAACAAAGCAGGGAAGAGTGAAG CCCTCAGTACAGGAGGCTATGCTGGACCAGTCCAGGGGGCATATG GTGCACTCGGCGCAGGGGCACTCGGTACAGGACTGGAATCAGCTGGTGGTAAATATG gaggaggagctcctCAGGTTCCTTATGGTAATGCTCCAGTGATTCCTACTGGGCTGGAAG GTGATGGTGGCTACCCGTACTCTCCTCAGCAGATTGCTCTCGGGGCTGAAGGTGCCAAAACTGCCAGCAAATACG gtgCTGGTGCAGGATATGGAGTTCAGCAAACAG GTTACGGTGCACAGCTGGGAGCAGCTCATGATGCCTTGG GAGAGCAAGCTGGCAAATATGGAGTGAACGGATACAAAG GCTAA
- the LOC119014339 gene encoding fibroin heavy chain isoform X1, which translates to MISHDHFLLLVNSTNKLSHLVLCCVQFSGVKPQSVSWGRVLPARGVGIGVKPGVAGALGALGSRYGAKAMKTGMGRYPGAQLGAGGYRVLGLGSRAGLKPGAYGTQGAYGAHLGTGMGLGTGLTNGLGLSLGQGPKRAYGAGHGTLPGYGALAGLGYPGARPGIGLGYAAGQKAKAQKPGASTADLGGPELARLGQTVQDLMREKSRALGPSYGKGDKTLGPEMAGMRRTNILGATAPEAHAGIGFRPAVLTPGREVKSLDSKLKSSSLGRMTPFDKNSESLAVSQGEVGENYDSLVSLKRGTASHGATPVTGGVRQQLPLEDNIRGLGHVPSPVQRAQDYDLSSQQNQWVKNCGSTRGLSDALGINRHEHLGPETQRGQGLVPQPHAGKDSKHLGHASPQTLPQTQDVRGNIFSPPQGQAARNYVSAIADRQGVKDLGLVAQDTSVPRIRGTIAVDNNGRGPLNLQVQGGGNYAPVIPGTSGTQSLGVPSVEGQEAHGYTADGKKAKHLSHAEHEGTKSNPLTVPGQTGTNTHASSYGGGAGLGASLGAGGYGAGLGQGAYLGGAAGKLGAAAALGQGYGDGATGYLGAVPGNGLGYGNGYSDGYGAGLGYPAELADVAENKAGKSEALSTGGYAGPVQGAYGALGAGALGTGLESAGGKYGGGAPQVPYGNAPVIPTGLEGDGGYPYSPQQIALGAEGAKTASKYGAGAGYGVQQTGYGAQLGAAHDALGEQAGKYGVNGYKG; encoded by the exons ATGATTTCACATGATCATTTTTTACTTCTGGTTAATTCAACAAACAAATTGTCACACCTAGTGTTATGTTGTGTTCAATTTTCAGGGGTTAAACCTCAGAGTGTGTCCTGGGGGAGAGTGCTGCCAGCCAGAG gtgTTGGCATTGGAGTTAAACCTGGAG TAGCAGGTGCCCTCGGAGCGCTGGGGAGCCGATATGGCGCCAAAGCAATGAAGACCGGAA TGGGACGTTATCCAGGGGCTCAGCTGGGTGCTG GAGGTTACAGAGTTCTTGGATTAGGAAGTAGAGCAGGCCTGAAGCCAGGCGCATATGGAACCCAGGGAGCCTATG GGGCTCATCTTGGCACAGGAATGGGTTTAGGGACTGGACTCACAAACGGACTTGGATTGAGTTTGGGCCAGGGACCGAAACGTG CGTATGGTGCTGGCCATGGCACTCTGCCTG GATACGGTGCTTTAGCTGGCCTTGGCTACCCTGGAGCCCGACCAG GAATTGGACTTGGGTATGCCGCTGGACAGAAGGCTAAGGCACAGAAACCTG GTGCATCGACAGCAGATTTGGGTGGACCTGAGCTGGCCCGTCTGGGGCAAACTGTTCAAGATCTGAtgagagaaaagagcagagcACTTGGCCCATCGTATGGAAAAGGGGACAAAACTCTTGGACCTGAAATGGCCGGGATGAGGAGAACCAATATACTTGGTGCCACTGCTCCTGAAGCACATGCAGGAATTGGCTTTAGACCTGCTGTACTCACACCTGGAAGAGAGGTCAAAAGCCTTGATTCAAAACTGAAGTCATCGAGTCTTGGACGTATGACGCCCTttgataaaaacagtgaaagtcTTGCTGTTTCACAAGGAGAGGTAGGAGAAAATTATGACAGTTTGGTGTCATTGAAAAGGGGCACAGCAAGCCATGGAGCCACACCGGTCACTGGAGGTGTAAGACAGCAATTGCCTCTTGAAGATAATATCAGAGGTCTTGGTCATGTTCCTTCACCGGTACAAAGGGCACAAGACTATGATTTATCTAGCCAACAAAATCAGTGGGTCAAAAACTGTGGATCCACTCGTGGTTTGTCAGATGCATTGGGAATCAATCGCCATGAGCATTTGGGTCCAGAGACGCAGAGGGGTCAAGGTTTAGTGCCCCAGCCTCATGCTGGTAAGGACAGCAAACATCTTGGGCATGCATCTCCACAAACTCTTCCACAGACCCAAGATGTCAGAGGCAATATATTCTCTCCTCCACAGGGTCAGGCAGCCAGAAACTATGTATCTGCCATAGCAGACAGGCAGGGTGTCAAAGACCTTGGGCTTGTGGCTCAAGACACAAGTGTGCCTAGAATCCGTGGGACAATTGCTGTAGACAACAATGGTCGTGGTCCTCTTAATCTTCAAGTACAAGGAGGAGGGAACTACGCACCAGTGATCCCAGGCACAAGTGGAACCCAAAGTTTAGGTGTCCCCTCAGTAGAAGGGCAGGAAGCTCATGGCTATACTGCTGATGGAAAGAAGGCAAAACACCTTTCCCATGCTGAACATGAAGGGACAAAGTCTAATCCTCTCACTGTCCCAGGACAGACTGGGACGAATACCCATGCATCAA GTTATGGCGGTGGAGCAGGTCTGGGAGCAAGCCTGGGTGCTGGGGGCTATGGAGCAG GTTTGGGACAGGGAGCATACCTGGGTGGTGCTGCTGGCAAACTCGGAG ctgctgctgctcttggACAAG GCTATGGTGACGGAGCAACAGGATACTTGGGTGCTGTGCCAGGCAACGGATTGG GTTATGGGAATGGTTACAGCGATGGCTATGGGGCTG GGCTCGGTTACCCTGCAGAGTTAGCTGATGTTGCTGAGAACAAAGCAGGGAAGAGTGAAG CCCTCAGTACAGGAGGCTATGCTGGACCAGTCCAGGGGGCATATG GTGCACTCGGCGCAGGGGCACTCGGTACAGGACTGGAATCAGCTGGTGGTAAATATG gaggaggagctcctCAGGTTCCTTATGGTAATGCTCCAGTGATTCCTACTGGGCTGGAAG GTGATGGTGGCTACCCGTACTCTCCTCAGCAGATTGCTCTCGGGGCTGAAGGTGCCAAAACTGCCAGCAAATACG gtgCTGGTGCAGGATATGGAGTTCAGCAAACAG GTTACGGTGCACAGCTGGGAGCAGCTCATGATGCCTTGG GAGAGCAAGCTGGCAAATATGGAGTGAACGGATACAAAG GCTAA
- the LOC119014339 gene encoding spidroin-1 isoform X8 — translation MISHDHFLLLVNSTNKLSHLVLCCVQFSGVKPQSVSWGRVLPARGVGIGVKPGVAGALGALGSRYGAKAMKTGMGRYPGAQLGAGGYRVLGLGSRAGLKPGAYGTQGAYGAHLGTGMGLGTGLTNGLGLSLGQGPKRAYGAGHGTLPGYGALAGLGYPGARPGIGLGYAAGQKAKAQKPGASTADLGGPELARLGQTVQDLMREKSRALGPSYGKGDKTLGPEMAGMRRTNILGATAPEAHAGIGFRPAVLTPGREVKSLDSKLKSSSLGRMTPFDKNSESLAVSQGEVGENYDSLVSLKRGTASHGATPVTGGVRQQLPLEDNIRGLGHVPSPVQRAQDYDLSSQQNQWVKNCGSTRGLSDALGINRHEHLGPETQRGQGLVPQPHAGKDSKHLGHASPQTLPQTQDVRGNIFSPPQGQAARNYVSAIADRQGVKDLGLVAQDTSVPRIRGTIAVDNNGRGPLNLQVQGGGNYAPVIPGTSGTQSLGVPSVEGQEAHGYTADGKKAKHLSHAEHEGTKSNPLTVPGQTGTNTHASSYGGGAGLGASLGAGGYGAGLGQGAYLGGAAGKLGAAAALGQGYGDGATGYLGAVPGNGLGYGNGYSDGYGAALSTGGYAGPVQGAYGALGAGALGTGLESAGGKYGGGAPQVPYGNAPVIPTGLEGDGGYPYSPQQIALGAEGAKTASKYGAGAGYGVQQTGYGAQLGAAHDALGEQAGKYGVNGYKG, via the exons ATGATTTCACATGATCATTTTTTACTTCTGGTTAATTCAACAAACAAATTGTCACACCTAGTGTTATGTTGTGTTCAATTTTCAGGGGTTAAACCTCAGAGTGTGTCCTGGGGGAGAGTGCTGCCAGCCAGAG gtgTTGGCATTGGAGTTAAACCTGGAG TAGCAGGTGCCCTCGGAGCGCTGGGGAGCCGATATGGCGCCAAAGCAATGAAGACCGGAA TGGGACGTTATCCAGGGGCTCAGCTGGGTGCTG GAGGTTACAGAGTTCTTGGATTAGGAAGTAGAGCAGGCCTGAAGCCAGGCGCATATGGAACCCAGGGAGCCTATG GGGCTCATCTTGGCACAGGAATGGGTTTAGGGACTGGACTCACAAACGGACTTGGATTGAGTTTGGGCCAGGGACCGAAACGTG CGTATGGTGCTGGCCATGGCACTCTGCCTG GATACGGTGCTTTAGCTGGCCTTGGCTACCCTGGAGCCCGACCAG GAATTGGACTTGGGTATGCCGCTGGACAGAAGGCTAAGGCACAGAAACCTG GTGCATCGACAGCAGATTTGGGTGGACCTGAGCTGGCCCGTCTGGGGCAAACTGTTCAAGATCTGAtgagagaaaagagcagagcACTTGGCCCATCGTATGGAAAAGGGGACAAAACTCTTGGACCTGAAATGGCCGGGATGAGGAGAACCAATATACTTGGTGCCACTGCTCCTGAAGCACATGCAGGAATTGGCTTTAGACCTGCTGTACTCACACCTGGAAGAGAGGTCAAAAGCCTTGATTCAAAACTGAAGTCATCGAGTCTTGGACGTATGACGCCCTttgataaaaacagtgaaagtcTTGCTGTTTCACAAGGAGAGGTAGGAGAAAATTATGACAGTTTGGTGTCATTGAAAAGGGGCACAGCAAGCCATGGAGCCACACCGGTCACTGGAGGTGTAAGACAGCAATTGCCTCTTGAAGATAATATCAGAGGTCTTGGTCATGTTCCTTCACCGGTACAAAGGGCACAAGACTATGATTTATCTAGCCAACAAAATCAGTGGGTCAAAAACTGTGGATCCACTCGTGGTTTGTCAGATGCATTGGGAATCAATCGCCATGAGCATTTGGGTCCAGAGACGCAGAGGGGTCAAGGTTTAGTGCCCCAGCCTCATGCTGGTAAGGACAGCAAACATCTTGGGCATGCATCTCCACAAACTCTTCCACAGACCCAAGATGTCAGAGGCAATATATTCTCTCCTCCACAGGGTCAGGCAGCCAGAAACTATGTATCTGCCATAGCAGACAGGCAGGGTGTCAAAGACCTTGGGCTTGTGGCTCAAGACACAAGTGTGCCTAGAATCCGTGGGACAATTGCTGTAGACAACAATGGTCGTGGTCCTCTTAATCTTCAAGTACAAGGAGGAGGGAACTACGCACCAGTGATCCCAGGCACAAGTGGAACCCAAAGTTTAGGTGTCCCCTCAGTAGAAGGGCAGGAAGCTCATGGCTATACTGCTGATGGAAAGAAGGCAAAACACCTTTCCCATGCTGAACATGAAGGGACAAAGTCTAATCCTCTCACTGTCCCAGGACAGACTGGGACGAATACCCATGCATCAA GTTATGGCGGTGGAGCAGGTCTGGGAGCAAGCCTGGGTGCTGGGGGCTATGGAGCAG GTTTGGGACAGGGAGCATACCTGGGTGGTGCTGCTGGCAAACTCGGAG ctgctgctgctcttggACAAG GCTATGGTGACGGAGCAACAGGATACTTGGGTGCTGTGCCAGGCAACGGATTGG GTTATGGGAATGGTTACAGCGATGGCTATGGGGCTG CCCTCAGTACAGGAGGCTATGCTGGACCAGTCCAGGGGGCATATG GTGCACTCGGCGCAGGGGCACTCGGTACAGGACTGGAATCAGCTGGTGGTAAATATG gaggaggagctcctCAGGTTCCTTATGGTAATGCTCCAGTGATTCCTACTGGGCTGGAAG GTGATGGTGGCTACCCGTACTCTCCTCAGCAGATTGCTCTCGGGGCTGAAGGTGCCAAAACTGCCAGCAAATACG gtgCTGGTGCAGGATATGGAGTTCAGCAAACAG GTTACGGTGCACAGCTGGGAGCAGCTCATGATGCCTTGG GAGAGCAAGCTGGCAAATATGGAGTGAACGGATACAAAG GCTAA